The nucleotide window ACGCCGAGCGTGGCAGCCATGCCGGCCAGGCGTTGCGTGAACAGCGCGCAGTCGCCGGTTTCGTCGTTGGGAAGGCGCAGGCCGCCGGCCAGCTTGTGGCGGACGGCGGCCAGCGCCGGTTCGCTCGCGGCGAGTTCTTCGCGCGAAAGCAACTGGTAGGGGACCCCGGCCTGTTCCAGCACCGCGATGTCCTTGGCCGCGCCGTGCAGCTGCTCGTCGGTGCGGAACACCTGCAGCGTGCCTTGCTGGCGGCCTTCATAGGCAATGCCGGTTTCCGCGCGCAGCGCGCGGATGCAGTCGCGGCTGTACTCGGCCAGCCGCACCATGCGCTCCTTGTTGACGGCGTAGCGCGCGGCGCTGCAGTTCTGCAGCATCTGCCACATCCATTGCAGCTGGAACAGCGTGCCATCCGGGCGGATGCTGAGCGGCGCGTGTTCCTGGAACATCCACTTGATCGCCTTCAGCGGCACGCCGGGCGCGGCCCACGGCGACGCGTAGCCGGGCGAGATCTGGCCCGCGTTGGCAAAGCTGGTGCCGAGCGCGGGGCCGGCCTCGCGGTCGACCACGGTCACTTCATGACCGGCCTTGGCCAGGTACCACGCACTGGTGACGCCAATCACGCCACTGCCAAGTACGAGAACGCGCATGTTCGGGGGCTCCAACTGCGATGACAAGGGTATAGAGGATTTGTCTCTATACTATTGAATGCAATCCAGTCATAGTTACCGAATTTCTCAGGAAAACAGGAAAAACTCATGAGAACGAGTCGCCAGCCGCAGCGCACCCTCGACCGGCTCGACCGCAAGATCCTGACCGCGCTGCAGAGCGACGGCAGGATGTCGATGAAAGACCTGGCCGAGGCGGTCGGGCTGACCATCACGCCGTGCATCGAGCGCGTCAAGCGCCTGGAGCGCGATGGTGTCATCATGGGCTACTACGCACGGCTCAACCCGGCACTGCTGGGCAGCGCGCTGCTGGTGTTCGTCGAGATCTCGCTGGGCAACAAGTCGGGCAATATGTTCGAGCAGTTCCGCCGCGAGGTGCTGCGTATTCCGGAAGTGCTGGAATGCCACCTGGTGTCGGGCGATTTCGACTACCTGATCAAGGCGCGCATCCGCGAGATCGGCGAGTACCGCCGGCTGCTGGGCGATATCCTGCTGCAGCTGCCGGGCGCGGCGCAGTCGAAGAGCTATGTGGTGATGGAAGAGATCAAGGAGACACTGGCCATCTCGGTCGAGGAGAAGAGCCAGCCAGCGTGACGAAGGCCAGCATGGAGCGCCCCCCGCCCAAACTCAAATCCCCCGGCGGCGCCACGCGGCGCGAGCCCGACCCGGACGCGCAGGCGCCGCAGGCCGGCGTGCGCCCGCCCGCGGCGCGCAAGGGCCGCGGCGCCGTCAGCAACCTGCAGGGGCGTTTCGAGCGCGACCAGCGCGAAGCGTTCGACGATGGCTGGGGCCCCGTGCCGGAAGACCCCGCCGCGGCACCCGAGGCCGTGCCGGGTGGTGGCGACGACGCGCCGTTGCCGCCGCTGCGCACCGAAGTCCATCTCGAGCGCGCGCGTTCCGTGCTGACGCGCAATGCCTCGCCCGACGTCCCGTTCGACGTTTCGCTCAATCCCTACCGCGGCTGCGAGCATGGCTGCATCTATTGCTTCGCGCGGCCGACGCATGCCTACCTGGACCTGTCGCCGGGGCTGGATTTCGAAACCCAGCTCTATGCCAAGACCAATGCCGCCGAGCGCCTGCGCGAAACGCTGGCGCGGCCGTCATACCGCTGCGAGACCATTGCGCTGGGCGTCAACACCGACGCATACCAGCCGATCGAGCGCGAACAGCGCATCACGCGCCAGTTGCTGGAAGTGCTGCACGAATGCGACCACCCGGTGGCGCTGATCACCAAGTCATCGCTGATCGAGCGCGATATCGACCTGCTCGCGCCGATGGCGGCCAGGCGGCTGGCGGTGGCGGCGCTGACCATCACCACGCTCGACGCCGGCATTGCGCGCACGCTCGAACCGCGCGCGGCGACGCCGGCGCGGCGGCTGCGCACCATCCGCACGCTGACCGACGCCGGCATCCCGGTCGGCGTCAGCATCGCCCCGGTGATTCCCTTCATCACCGAACCCGACCTGGAGCGCGTGCTGGAAGCGGCGCGCGAGGCGGGCGCCGTCTATGCGAACTATATTGTGCTGCGGCTGCCGTGGGAGGTCCGGCCGCTGTTCGAGGAATGGCTGCAGGCGCACTTCCCGGACCGCGCCGAACGCGTCATGAACCGCGTGCGGGACATGCGCGAAGGCAAAGCCTACGATGCCAGCTTTGCCACGCGCATGCGCGGGACCGGCGTGTGGGCGGACTTGCTGCGCCAGCGCTTCTACAAGGCCGCCGAACGGCTCGGCTTCCGCTACAACCGGTTTGAACTGGATACTTCCCGTTTCCGCCCGCCGGCGGCGGGCCCCAGCGGCAAGGACGATCCGCAGGGTTCACTGTTCTGAGCCTTCAGAGCGGCTGCGGTGGCCTGCTGGTCGCCGATCATGCTGCTGGCGAGATCCAGCGCGGCCTTGGCGCTCGATGGCGGCAGTCCCGAGGACAGCGCCAGCCTGACGGCGATTGCCGCCAGGCGTCCTTCCTCATAGCTTGGCATGTCGATTCTTGCTCCTTTGCGCTGCCGGGGCATGGCCT belongs to Cupriavidus taiwanensis and includes:
- a CDS encoding Lrp/AsnC ligand binding domain-containing protein — translated: MRTSRQPQRTLDRLDRKILTALQSDGRMSMKDLAEAVGLTITPCIERVKRLERDGVIMGYYARLNPALLGSALLVFVEISLGNKSGNMFEQFRREVLRIPEVLECHLVSGDFDYLIKARIREIGEYRRLLGDILLQLPGAAQSKSYVVMEEIKETLAISVEEKSQPA
- a CDS encoding PA0069 family radical SAM protein, encoding MERPPPKLKSPGGATRREPDPDAQAPQAGVRPPAARKGRGAVSNLQGRFERDQREAFDDGWGPVPEDPAAAPEAVPGGGDDAPLPPLRTEVHLERARSVLTRNASPDVPFDVSLNPYRGCEHGCIYCFARPTHAYLDLSPGLDFETQLYAKTNAAERLRETLARPSYRCETIALGVNTDAYQPIEREQRITRQLLEVLHECDHPVALITKSSLIERDIDLLAPMAARRLAVAALTITTLDAGIARTLEPRAATPARRLRTIRTLTDAGIPVGVSIAPVIPFITEPDLERVLEAAREAGAVYANYIVLRLPWEVRPLFEEWLQAHFPDRAERVMNRVRDMREGKAYDASFATRMRGTGVWADLLRQRFYKAAERLGFRYNRFELDTSRFRPPAAGPSGKDDPQGSLF